One Pseudomonadota bacterium genomic window carries:
- a CDS encoding protease modulator HflK → GSSSKVLMDSEGSGNLLYLPIDKLMNQPGGPSATPALPPGRAQSSSSGAGATNASSNNRLRTRDR, encoded by the coding sequence GGCAGCAGCTCCAAGGTTCTCATGGACTCCGAAGGGAGCGGCAACCTTCTTTATCTGCCCATTGATAAACTTATGAACCAACCCGGTGGTCCGAGTGCGACGCCTGCCTTGCCGCCCGGGCGTGCCCAATCCTCCTCGTCCGGAGCAGGGGCGACCAATGCCAGTTCCAATAACCGACTTCGTACACGGGATCGTTGA